The Myripristis murdjan chromosome 4, fMyrMur1.1, whole genome shotgun sequence region CAGCTAATCTTGAGATAAATCTAGTACTCACAAGATGGGGTATTGAGTCTCCAAATTTTGTGTGAAACTGATTGACAAAGCACTTGATCAGCCAATAGCAGTCTATAGGGTCATCGACAATTTCCTCCATGGCTCGGCTGATGGACAGGAAGTCCTCATTTTCCTCATCCTGAAACCAAGTACCACACACCAGTGTCATGTACTCCAACTTTTGAGATTAGCAGAGAAAAATTCTATCAGTGTGCAAGCTGATGAAGGTGATATCTGTTACATTACAAGAACAGACCACAGGATCAGAAATTTTCTAGGAATGATTGACTACTCAGCCATTCTGGGTCTCATTCATCAGTCAAACAATCCAAACTATTTGGTTGTGAACCTGTTTAAAATGGCATATGCAAGCAGTAAACCAGTCCAGAGTGTTACATATACAGTATCTGCAAACTTACAATACTTGAAAAGCATATAAAACTACAGTGACATTCATAGGGCATTAATCATGGATGAGTAGTTAAATGTTTTAGCTGAACACAGTTTCGATTGTTTAAGCTGAGGGCTCTCCCTAAAtcacagaaattaaaaatacgGCATATTCCAAATTAGGAGTAGGGATCACTGTATGACTAATGATACTGTCGTGATAATTTACCTACACTAACGATGGATCCACAATACAAGCGATTCTGCAATATGAGATATATTTTAAGATAATCTgctatgataaataaataaataaaaaaatatcctggaaaaggcaaaataattttccagtaaGGAGGAATCAATCATGTTCTCCAGTGTTTTAATATACACAGTCCCTGCAACATGAACGTGACAGAACAGTTCCAGTTCAAACACCCAGTGGCAATTCTGCCACAATGCATATGAGCAAGATGACATGATGTTCATTTGTTTCAgaacagacacattttgaaaacttgaaacattttcaaaactagGTATCAACTATAACAGCCATAATAATTCCCCAGTCTGAATGACTACTCTAACTTTTTACTTTCTCCTTGAaacatttatgttttaatgGATTGCTGCTCTTGACAAAAGGTCAGAGAAAAAAGGTTATCATATTTGACTCGTCTACTTTCCCTCCAGTGGTGCACACTTAGACTCCCTCCATACCTTTATTTTCTCTGCCACTTGGTCACATCCAAAAATCTATGGAATGTGCCCACCACCATTTGTATACatcaatacaaacacacacacacacacacacacacacacacacacacacacacacacctctgcaccTTGGGTCACATAACCTCCTGTTTCTCCCCTCAGGTTGCTGTGCATCAGTATAATCTTCTCATGTTGCTGCTTGTTAATCATTCTGCATAAGAACATAACCTAAGCATCTAAAACATAAATTCTGCACCATGATCAAGGCTGTGCTATCTTCAGTCTGGGGATTCACCACCATTTGTTGTCATAAAATCATTGCACTGCACTACTTAATGTTCCTGTCATGCTTATTCAACCTCAAAAGAATAATGTTCAGCCTGGGCTGCCCCTCCCTAAATGCAGAACACGCGCTCTGCGTAGGGCCTCATCTTGCGCTGGGGGCCTCATACACAAATGCAGCACATGTATGCACATCACAGTGTCTCCGGTGCAAGCAGTTCACAAAGCCCGCAGGCGTCAAGTCAAGTAAGTTGAGGTCTGTCATCTACTGCACGCATCGCTCTAATGattgacatttacatttaatgtaAATGTCAATCATTTACATTCAATGGTATTTTGTTGTGCACTTATTTTGTACTTATAATACAAAAATCAGTTAGAAAATTTCCTTAGGGCACCAATTTGGCCAGGGTGAGCTCTGTGTTCAATTTATGAATGAATGGTCCCTCTCCTTACCGGTGGTGAGGTATCAGAGCACCGTGGCAGCACCTGGCTCTCGAGCTGGAACATGCGCAGGTAGACCTGGGTCGTGGGTGTGGAGGTGTTGATGAACCTCATCACCTCCAGGGCCTCCAGAATATCCTGATACTGTTCCTTCCTGTAGCCCGCCACCAGAGCGTGAGAATCACTGTGGGGTGGCAGGATTCCTACAGGACGAGAAAGTGGGGTTCAGGGAATATAAATACAGGGTATGCATGATGGCCATTAACCTGATGCTTTTGACTAAACAAAGAGAGCTTTTCATTGGCCCTGTCAGGGTCAGCTCGTATCAAAAGAGCATAAACAGGTTGCTACATCAAGCCAATCCACTGACAATTTGCAGTGGACTGGCAGTCTGTATCAAACAGCACAGTTTGTGGATTAGTCTGTgtaactgtgcatgtgtgtgtgtgtgtgtgtgtgtttacgcgTGTGTCTTACCCAGCAGTACCTTCCACACATGGATCCTGTACATGGAAGGGAGGGGGAACCTCTGACTGAAGGTGCTTAGCTTCTCTACATCTGTTTgtacagaaaaatcaaaaacaacaacaacaaaacataagcAATAGAACAAAAAAACGAAGGCAAAGACAAACCAATGATACGGAAATCACACAGGTGAGAGGAGTTCTGATTCGTATCAAGGATAGTTTTGGGATGCCAAAATTTAATGGTGAACCTACAAGGTCTGTAAAGAGTCGACAGGACATCCACGACGGGATGTCCTGCCCTTGATAACCCTAACAACATAACCAGCTCAACACACATTTCGCCCAGCATGTTCGCCAGGCTTACATTCAACCATCAGTAAACAGTAAATGTTTTGTACCAAGAGGGTTGTCCTTGAGCAGGATCTCTAGAGATTTCTTCTCCTCGACTCCTCTGAAGCCCACCTTCTCATAATAGGCAGAGCGAAAATTTCTCTGGGGATCGTCAGCCATATTTTCACCTGCACAGTGACACTACCCAACATTAGCTACGACATATTCTCAAATATCATTTAATATTACCCTATCTGGTAGACTTCAAGGATTGTAACAGGGTAACAGCACGTAGTTTGTATTTTAGTTTTACAATACCTAGCTTGAAGACCAACTGAAGCATACAATTAATCTTAACGTTGCGTTCAAAGTTTACAATTTGAAAACCGTTTAAACGAGTAAAAACATCTCGACTGACCGCGTCATTGCTGCCTGAATTTTCTAGGCTGTGTTGATTATGTACTAACAGAGTTAGAAGCAAATGCGTTTTACTGAGTGACAAACAAGCTAACTGTCAGATATGAAAGGTCACACGGTGCAGCCCGTGTCACTGCTCTTTAACTCAGCCTGTAACGATGACATTAGCAACAGGGGCTAACTTTTTACTGTAAGTTAGCTGAGGTGCAGCGCCGCAGTAACgcttcaaaacacaaaacagcgaAACTGAGCTTAACACAGTCCTGCTAATTACAGCTATCGGCGCAGCATGAACATTACAAACATCGCAAAATtatcccctctcctccttcgtctgcttcttcttcttcttcttcgtagTCGTCGATGATGTTTTTCGCTTCTTCCtcgatgattatgatgatgaggCGGTGGACATTGAACTGATAATAAGTGTATTgccgccacctactggactggagtTGGGACAGAAAATTCATGACACCTATttaaggattcaaggattcaagaattcaaggaactttattgtcataccagctcacatttacatgttagtggtacgaaattagcgctcaggtcccggtataagcctaaataaataaataaataaataaggcaaggtaaaaaagaagtgtaaatataaaatataagctatataagtataaacagtatatgtaaataaaaacagtatgtgtgaatataaacagtatgtataattataaacagtatatatataataaatgtaaatatataagtagtatatttgtaatatatatatatatatatatatggccaCTCCTTTTTCTTtagttcttgccataatatgaattttaacagttgtccaatagggctgtcggctgtgtagtaacctgacttctgcacaacacaactgatggtcctaACCATCAGTTgtgcaagaaattccactaattaaccctgataaggcacacctgtgaagtgaaaaccatttcaggtgactacctcttgaagctcatcgagagaatgccaagagtgtgcaaagcagtaatcagagcaaagggtggctattttgaagaaactagaatataaaacatgttttcagttatttcacctttttttgttaagtacgtaactccacatgtgttcattcatagttttgattccttcagtgagaatctacaatgtaaatagtcatgaaaataaagaaaacgcctGTTTTTtggcctttctttctttctttctttctttctttctttctttcttgctttctttctttcttccgaggaagtcctactGCCCATGTGCGAAAAATCAACAAATTTtacacaaaggtccagtcccgtgccagattacctcagatgcaaacacaagccaatagtcctgatggtggcgctacagcaagcctctaattttcaaaactttgaaaattcataacaaatcaaccatatgtgctacagctttgcaagctttgcaactttcactaaaatgtagccccaatactgaacaaacctttgtacactttacacttaaacatcagtttttcacttgtggagcaaatcaatcattcttagaaaaaaaaaaaaaaattaccaacatctccatgctgtctagatgcaatatgtgtattttcagatttttgtcttgatgacttttttttttttttttttgcagtggtttgaaatctgcctttccatgcataggcggctgctatcatgtgattggcttagtcaatttgtgaagcctctcATGGATTGACACTTGCCATTTAGCTCAGTGACAtagagcattgtccttcatgccagaaattgtgagatcaagcctcaactgatgtaaaatgcacattttaatgccacctttcttttcatcttcttattctccacttgttgctcagaattgcctaaaattgcccggccctGACCATTACTgagcagcagctataatttatTCGTTGTActgtaagaaaataaaaagtggtGATCCCCCCTCACACAATCCATTGTttcttcaatcaatcaatcaatcaagagtAATGTACTGTTGAATTTTGTGTGTCCCAATGTATGAACTGTTTCATAATTTCTTATTGACTTTTCCATGGAACTATGAATGCATTCACCTTTATGAATGTATGGAATAAATGATGTCCCCTCTTTAACCCGCTCCCGCtaccatcttgtttttctcccccaTCCTTATCAATTTTTTGGCCTCTGCTGCCCTTATGTCCCTTTTTTAGCACATTTGTCAGCTTGCTCAGTTTGATTAAGGTCCTGACGATGAAACCAATAAGGTCCTGACGATGAAACCGATAAGGTCTTGATGATAAAACTTCAGGAGCTTATTACTGTGATGAAGCTGCCACTCAGGACAGCTCATCATCATGCCAAAATATCTTCTGCAGACATGTATCTTTTCAAAAAGTGTAATTTTCGCCACATTGAGTGATACCAACAAGTGATATTTTGGGCTCTGAAAGATAACGTTTCCCCAAGAGGTTGGTCAGATTGATCCTATTTGATTTCAGACCTAAATTCATTAACAGTAAACACTGCCCTTAAATCACCTGCTGCTTAGTCTTTCGATGATTCTGCATAAAATAACTGTATGATCGTTTCGAAGACCATTCCTCCACTTTGAATAGCCTGTTGAGACTTAATAAACGCCAAAAAGCGAGAAAAACATaatcttttaaaatgtatttatttatttatttatctatttattttgacaACAGGAGAGGGCTTATGACGCATTCTTGAAGGGTGCAAGCCTAAGATTgattttttatgaaaataagGTACCCTCTCTCACCTGAATTGTACTACCAAAGAGAAAACCCTAAATGTACttataaaaaaatgtgtgtgtgtgtgtgtgtgtgtgtgtgtgtatatatatatctatatatatatatagatatatatatagatagatagatagatatttgcTTTCTATGTCTTGGCTGTATGTGGCTAAGCCACATGTCTTGGCTGTACGTGGCTAAGCCATAATACCACttgttttttctgcctttgAGTCAAAACTAAACATCCTGTGTCGCTTCTTTAGCATAGATGTTTAAATAAAGGCCAGTATAAAGAGTATAAATTACAAGAAGTAGGCTAACCAAACAGTTTTGAAGGCATGAATTGTATAGCCTCTGGTATTatgctcttttttgtttgcattatttaaaggagaaaaaagctgTTGTTTTTATCCAGAGGCGATAGAAGGTGTCGCTGAACTACAGAACACCTTGCTGTCAAGATATGTGGTAACTCAGACGTATGCCTGCTTTcagaaaaagtttaaaatgtggctaaagcccaaacccaaatctctgtgaagcctgacctcccATACAGTACATGTGGTGACCATCACCGACCACCAAAGACCAGataccctacttttcaccatacTCGAACCTGAACAATGAGCCATTATTTGAAAGAACTTCTACTTTCAGAAAACATCAACTTTAAACACAAGAGGCTTTGAGCTACCCTATGTCCTGCtttaatcacaataatattggCAAACCTAAGCAATTATGGTAATGGTGTCATTAAAAACTAATTAATGCAGTCATCAGTAGATGTCTGtcatcacacatttttcacaagaCATTTGCAATATAAAAATTAATTCCGTAGCCTCTTTGAAAACATTAGGaattcaaagaaaaacagcttttcctCATCAACATGCAATTTATGCAAAAGGCTCTCCAAAAACATCTTCTCTCCAGCAAGAGTCCATGGTGTGACTTAAGTAAGAAGTCTCTGTCACATGTTGTACTTCATATAAACcatataatttattttccaaaccCACTTATTTATATTCTGGGTTGCAGGGGCCTGGAGCGTAACCTAacatgcactttttaaaaaaatattattttatatcattACACTAAAAATCACAAAGGGATGTTTCTGATTTATAGTATAGTACACAGCAGAGACCAAATTATATATGTTTTGGACCATACAGTGCAACATAGACAAAAAACAGTACATTAAGTCAGTCTGAATATGCCAAATAGgagaataaatatatatatatatatatattatgttaaaatatagttctatgcaaaaaaataaataaatatagaaaaacacTATATTAAAAAGGACTTTCTAGTGTTGCCACACTAGAAAGATGTAGTGCATTGAATACAGATACAGTGGAAAAACTTAAATATTGCATTGgaatgctttgtttttatttcactggcAACTTTATCCTTCTGATATTTCTGACCATGTTGCTTTGTATTTTCATGAGTCCTAATTAACACTACATGGAATAAGCATTTTCCAGATATTACAAGTGTGAAGGCAGATTCAGGATAATTAAGAATTGAACTGATATGTACAACTCTTAACAGCTATGGCATATACTTTATGTGTGAGTTTATAATCAGTGTCCTTTGGTGAA contains the following coding sequences:
- the tbc1d7 gene encoding TBC1 domain family member 7 isoform X2, translated to MADDPQRNFRSAYYEKVGFRGVEEKKSLEILLKDNPLDVEKLSTFSQRFPLPSMYRIHVWKVLLGILPPHSDSHALVAGYRKEQYQDILEALEVMRFINTSTPTTQVYLRMFQLESQVLPRCSDTSPPDEENEDFLSISRAMEEIVDDPIDCYWLIKCFVNQFHTKFGDSIPHLPKSLEHYLSQEEPRFLNQLKSTGVLAKLPYNLWFRRCFAGCLPESSLQRVWDKVISGSCKILVFVALEILLSYKIMLSGINRPEGVVKFLCNIPQENTDAIVTKAIDLWHKYCGTPMHAV
- the tbc1d7 gene encoding TBC1 domain family member 7 isoform X1, whose amino-acid sequence is MLQLVFKLGENMADDPQRNFRSAYYEKVGFRGVEEKKSLEILLKDNPLDVEKLSTFSQRFPLPSMYRIHVWKVLLGILPPHSDSHALVAGYRKEQYQDILEALEVMRFINTSTPTTQVYLRMFQLESQVLPRCSDTSPPDEENEDFLSISRAMEEIVDDPIDCYWLIKCFVNQFHTKFGDSIPHLPKSLEHYLSQEEPRFLNQLKSTGVLAKLPYNLWFRRCFAGCLPESSLQRVWDKVISGSCKILVFVALEILLSYKIMLSGINRPEGVVKFLCNIPQENTDAIVTKAIDLWHKYCGTPMHAV